In the Hordeum vulgare subsp. vulgare chromosome 7H, MorexV3_pseudomolecules_assembly, whole genome shotgun sequence genome, one interval contains:
- the LOC123412068 gene encoding transcription factor bHLH68-like isoform X2 translates to MDRGLVHGSSPLVGEMGEGHGWRSMNNLRPPFEQNNPSVSLASTSTSICSSPINSFSSLLLSNHYPLPTNSTAPWHDSSNSNQVLQLQDPWNHFMATNGQLANDEVRHKALEGQALFPATTTGEGEEGDGSSAAGHIYSNTARHGSSLAGDEFQLAMSSPSPWSRGVQHYHNTLQQQASSITSTTSLGNNMLDFSNNGSPRECTSTASGAAFKKARTQEPSPAQSTVKVRKEKLGDRITALHQLVSPFGKTDTASVLLEAIGYIRFLHGQIEVQQRERSSIFPEEPGQLLHGNATRKRGAPDQEDGDGGEEAKNDLRSRGLCLIPLSCAPDFGADVGPADYWTVAPPFGMGFGR, encoded by the exons ATGGATAGGGGGCTCGTCCACGGATCATCACCACTGGTGGGGGAGATGGGGGAAGGCCATGGATGGCGGAGCATGAATAATTTGAGGCCTCCCTTTGAGCAGAACAATCCTTCTGTTTCCTTGGCCTCCACCAGCACATCAATCTGCTCCTCCCCGATCAATTCGTTTTCGTCTCTGCTCCTCTCGAATCACTATCCACTGCCTACAAACAGCACTGCGCCTTGGCacgacagcagcaacagcaatcaAGTTCTTCAGCTCCAAGATCCATGGAACCActtcat GGCAACAAATGGTCAATTAGCAAATGATGAGGTGAGGCACAAAGCTTTGGAAGGCCAGGCGTTGTTTCCTGCTACaaccaccggagaaggggaagaaggtgATGGGAGCAGCGCCGCCGGCCACATCTACAGCAACACCGCTCGGCATGGGAGCAGCCTAGCTGGTGATGAGTTCCAATTGGCAATGTCCTCTCCATCTCCATGGTCCAGGGGTGTTCAGCACTACCACAACACCCTGCAGCAGCAAGCTTCCTCCATCACCTCCACCACCTCCCTCGGAAACAACATGTTGGACTTCTCAAACAACGGCTCGCCACGTGAG TGCACGAGCACAGCATCTGGAGCAGCTTTCAAGAAGGCTAGGACCCAAGAACCCTCCCCGGCTCAATCTACTGTTAag GTGAGAAAGGAGAAGCTAGGGGATAGAATAACTGCCCTTCACCAGCTCGTCTCCCCATTTGGGAAG ACTGACACTGCGTCTGTACTCCTTGAAGCCATTGGGTACATCAGATTCCTACACGGTCAAATTGAG GTGCAACAGAGAGAAAGGAGCAGCATATTTCCTGAAGAGCCTGGCCAG CTGCTACATGGCAATGCCACGAGGAAGAGAGGAGCCCCCGACCAG GAGGATGGAGACGGCGGCGAGGAAGCTAAGAACGATCTGCGGAGCAGGGGGCTCTGCCTCATCCCGTTGAGCTGCGCGCCGGACTTCGGCGCCGACGTCGGGCCGGCTGACTACTGGACGGTGGCGCCGCCTTTCGGGATGGGGTTCGGCCGGTAG
- the LOC123412068 gene encoding transcription factor bHLH68-like isoform X1 — MDRGLVHGSSPLVGEMGEGHGWRSMNNLRPPFEQNNPSVSLASTSTSICSSPINSFSSLLLSNHYPLPTNSTAPWHDSSNSNQVLQLQDPWNHFMATNGQLANDEVRHKALEGQALFPATTTGEGEEGDGSSAAGHIYSNTARHGSSLAGDEFQLAMSSPSPWSRGVQHYHNTLQQQASSITSTTSLGNNMLDFSNNGSPRECTSTASGAAFKKARTQEPSPAQSTVKVRKEKLGDRITALHQLVSPFGKTDTASVLLEAIGYIRFLHGQIEGLSSPYQPGGGGGGDGGGGSGGSKQRHQASVQQRERSSIFPEEPGQLLHGNATRKRGAPDQEDGDGGEEAKNDLRSRGLCLIPLSCAPDFGADVGPADYWTVAPPFGMGFGR, encoded by the exons ATGGATAGGGGGCTCGTCCACGGATCATCACCACTGGTGGGGGAGATGGGGGAAGGCCATGGATGGCGGAGCATGAATAATTTGAGGCCTCCCTTTGAGCAGAACAATCCTTCTGTTTCCTTGGCCTCCACCAGCACATCAATCTGCTCCTCCCCGATCAATTCGTTTTCGTCTCTGCTCCTCTCGAATCACTATCCACTGCCTACAAACAGCACTGCGCCTTGGCacgacagcagcaacagcaatcaAGTTCTTCAGCTCCAAGATCCATGGAACCActtcat GGCAACAAATGGTCAATTAGCAAATGATGAGGTGAGGCACAAAGCTTTGGAAGGCCAGGCGTTGTTTCCTGCTACaaccaccggagaaggggaagaaggtgATGGGAGCAGCGCCGCCGGCCACATCTACAGCAACACCGCTCGGCATGGGAGCAGCCTAGCTGGTGATGAGTTCCAATTGGCAATGTCCTCTCCATCTCCATGGTCCAGGGGTGTTCAGCACTACCACAACACCCTGCAGCAGCAAGCTTCCTCCATCACCTCCACCACCTCCCTCGGAAACAACATGTTGGACTTCTCAAACAACGGCTCGCCACGTGAG TGCACGAGCACAGCATCTGGAGCAGCTTTCAAGAAGGCTAGGACCCAAGAACCCTCCCCGGCTCAATCTACTGTTAag GTGAGAAAGGAGAAGCTAGGGGATAGAATAACTGCCCTTCACCAGCTCGTCTCCCCATTTGGGAAG ACTGACACTGCGTCTGTACTCCTTGAAGCCATTGGGTACATCAGATTCCTACACGGTCAAATTGAG GGCCTGAGCTCGCCGTACCagccgggcggcggcggcggcggcgacggaggaggGGGCTCCGGCGGCTCCAAGCAGCGGCACCAGGCCAGC GTGCAACAGAGAGAAAGGAGCAGCATATTTCCTGAAGAGCCTGGCCAG CTGCTACATGGCAATGCCACGAGGAAGAGAGGAGCCCCCGACCAG GAGGATGGAGACGGCGGCGAGGAAGCTAAGAACGATCTGCGGAGCAGGGGGCTCTGCCTCATCCCGTTGAGCTGCGCGCCGGACTTCGGCGCCGACGTCGGGCCGGCTGACTACTGGACGGTGGCGCCGCCTTTCGGGATGGGGTTCGGCCGGTAG